A stretch of the Deltaproteobacteria bacterium IMCC39524 genome encodes the following:
- the cbiE gene encoding precorrin-6y C5,15-methyltransferase (decarboxylating) subunit CbiE, which translates to MKTIYVIGAGIEGQEGFSRRALELVAQAELLIGGPRQLALFPDFSGKTMATGDNLAPVVECLEKCTGSAVVLASGDPLFFGIGRYLLRNLPDADLEFVPNVSSAQYAFAKIREPWDDAVFVSTQGRGLKGAVDQIVAHDKVALLTDNVNTPKVIAKELIERGRDGYTAYLCENLGTAEETITHTELKGLLKRPAAALNVLILIKEYEAGGDGIGPCMGIPDEDFATVKKLITHEEVRAVSLAKLRLRQDMTLWDVGAGSGSVSIEADHLMPNGRVFAIERNPQCLTFFKENLKKFNSRNITLVAGDAPACLDDLPDPDRVFIGGSGGHLWKILDAADGRLPIGGRVVLNAVTLDTLNAATEFFENAGYELEVTTVNISRTRPLTDYKMFEAYNPVFVLAAVKT; encoded by the coding sequence ATGAAAACTATTTATGTCATCGGTGCTGGAATTGAAGGCCAGGAAGGTTTCAGCCGCAGGGCTTTGGAGCTGGTCGCTCAGGCGGAGTTGCTGATCGGTGGCCCTCGGCAGCTGGCGCTGTTTCCTGACTTCTCCGGTAAAACCATGGCGACCGGAGATAATCTGGCGCCGGTGGTTGAGTGCCTGGAAAAGTGCACAGGGTCAGCTGTTGTGCTGGCCTCCGGAGACCCTCTTTTCTTCGGTATCGGTCGTTACCTGCTGCGCAACCTTCCTGATGCCGATTTAGAGTTCGTGCCGAATGTCAGCTCGGCCCAGTACGCTTTTGCCAAGATTCGCGAGCCCTGGGACGATGCCGTGTTTGTGTCAACTCAAGGGCGGGGACTGAAGGGGGCTGTCGATCAGATTGTGGCTCATGACAAAGTGGCCCTTCTCACCGACAATGTGAATACCCCCAAGGTGATTGCAAAAGAGCTGATTGAAAGAGGCCGGGACGGTTACACGGCTTATCTCTGTGAAAATTTGGGGACGGCTGAAGAGACGATCACGCACACCGAGCTCAAGGGTTTACTCAAAAGACCGGCCGCCGCGTTGAATGTTCTGATCCTGATCAAAGAATATGAGGCCGGCGGTGACGGCATCGGTCCTTGCATGGGTATTCCGGACGAGGATTTTGCTACGGTCAAGAAACTGATCACCCATGAAGAGGTGAGGGCTGTGAGCCTGGCCAAGTTACGTTTGCGTCAGGATATGACTCTTTGGGATGTCGGCGCCGGTTCCGGTTCCGTCAGTATTGAGGCCGATCATCTTATGCCGAACGGTCGAGTCTTTGCGATAGAACGCAATCCTCAGTGTCTGACCTTCTTCAAGGAAAATCTGAAAAAATTCAACTCGCGCAATATCACTCTGGTTGCCGGCGATGCGCCTGCCTGTCTGGATGATCTGCCTGATCCGGACCGGGTCTTCATCGGTGGCTCCGGAGGTCATCTCTGGAAAATTCTTGATGCGGCGGACGGTCGTCTGCCGATCGGGGGGCGTGTGGTTCTCAATGCTGTTACTTTAGATACTTTGAATGCCGCAACCGAGTTTTTTGAGAACGCTGGCTACGAGCTGGAAGTGACGACGGTTAATATTTCACGGACACGTCCTTTGACGGATTATAAAATGTTCGAGGCTTACAACCCGGTTTTTGTGTTGGCGGCTGTAAAAACCTAA
- a CDS encoding glyceraldehyde-3-phosphate dehydrogenase, whose protein sequence is MDLRKHEKYFSDWKEREELAEAMLPIIGRLYRDHGIVITVYGRSLVHGSMVDILKAHRFARQILENELSVRDTFPVLLAMENLDLAPSRIDIGKLTVRLQAQEPGQDVSIFVRQELSKVNTGQTSLLSEPRDVVLYGFGRIGRLLARILVDKAGGGDKLRLRAAVVRKGDDDDLMKRASLLRRDSVHGQFNGAITIDEEENAIIANGNMIRLIYADAPDQIDYTEYGIQDAILIDNTGKWRDREGLGRHLQAKGISKVILTAPGKGDLPNVVFGVNNELLTAEENIFSAASCTTNAIVPVLKAVNDRYGVVNGHVETCHSYTNDQNLIDNYHNNHRRGRSAPLNMVITETGAASAIAKALPELTGRLTGNAIRVPTPNVSLAILNLTLKKKVSREELNRYLRDVSLDSPLQNQIDYTNSPEAVSSDFVGSIYAGIVDSISTIVSEDRIVLYVWYDNEFGYSSQVVRLTQNLAGLELPVLPF, encoded by the coding sequence ATGGATTTACGAAAACACGAGAAATATTTTTCAGACTGGAAAGAACGTGAGGAGCTTGCTGAAGCGATGCTCCCGATTATCGGCCGGCTCTACCGGGATCATGGCATTGTCATCACAGTCTACGGCCGCAGCCTGGTGCACGGTTCCATGGTGGACATACTCAAAGCCCATCGTTTCGCCCGACAGATTCTCGAAAATGAGCTCTCAGTGCGCGACACTTTCCCGGTTTTACTGGCCATGGAAAACCTTGACCTGGCCCCCTCAAGAATTGACATCGGCAAACTGACCGTTCGCCTGCAAGCACAAGAGCCTGGGCAAGACGTATCGATCTTCGTCCGCCAGGAGCTCTCCAAAGTCAACACCGGGCAAACATCTTTGCTCAGCGAACCCCGTGATGTGGTCCTTTACGGTTTCGGTCGCATCGGCCGGCTGCTGGCCAGGATCCTTGTCGACAAAGCCGGCGGGGGCGACAAGCTACGCCTGCGCGCGGCAGTTGTCCGCAAAGGCGACGATGACGACCTGATGAAACGGGCCAGCCTGCTGCGCCGTGATTCGGTGCATGGCCAATTCAATGGTGCCATCACCATCGACGAAGAAGAGAATGCGATCATCGCCAACGGCAACATGATCCGTCTCATTTATGCGGACGCCCCTGACCAGATCGACTACACAGAGTACGGCATCCAGGACGCCATATTGATTGACAACACAGGCAAGTGGCGTGACCGCGAAGGTCTTGGCCGTCATCTGCAAGCCAAGGGCATCAGCAAGGTCATTTTAACCGCCCCGGGCAAGGGCGATCTTCCCAACGTGGTTTTCGGTGTGAACAACGAGCTGCTGACCGCTGAGGAAAACATCTTCTCGGCAGCCAGCTGCACCACCAACGCGATCGTTCCGGTTCTGAAAGCTGTCAACGACCGCTACGGGGTTGTCAACGGCCATGTCGAAACCTGCCACTCCTACACCAACGACCAGAACCTGATTGACAATTACCACAACAATCACCGCCGCGGACGCAGCGCGCCACTCAATATGGTTATCACTGAGACCGGTGCTGCGAGCGCTATCGCCAAGGCCCTGCCCGAGTTAACAGGAAGACTGACCGGCAACGCCATCAGGGTGCCAACTCCAAACGTTTCTCTGGCAATTCTCAACCTCACCCTGAAGAAGAAAGTCAGCCGCGAAGAGCTCAACAGATATTTGCGTGACGTCTCTCTCGACTCACCGCTGCAGAACCAGATTGATTACACCAATTCTCCAGAAGCCGTTTCCAGTGACTTTGTTGGTTCTATATATGCCGGGATCGTTGACTCGATCTCGACGATCGTTTCGGAAGACCGGATTGTTCTGTATGTCTGGTATGACAATGAATTTGGTTACAGCAGTCAGGTGGTGCGTTTGACGCAGAATTTGGCGGGGTTGGAATTGCCTGTTTTGCCTTTTTAA
- a CDS encoding class II fructose-1,6-bisphosphate aldolase, which yields MSDKVHYSDLGLVNTRDMFAKAMAGGYAIPAYNFNNLEQLQAIVTACVESRSPVIIQVSKGAREYANATMLRYMAMGAVKMANEMGVELPVCLHLDHGDSFEVCKSCVDNGFSSVMIDGSHLPYEENVALTKKVVEYAHQFDVTVEGELGVLAGIEDDVVAEKSTYTKPEEVEDFVKKTGVDSLAISIGTSHGAFKFKLKEGEEAPPLRFDILEEIEKRIPGFPIVLHGASSVVQDYVTLINQYGGKMEGAVGVSEEQLRRAAKSAVCKINIDSDGRLVVTAKVREYLANNPGEFDPRKYLGAARKELIKLLNHKNEAVLGSAGKA from the coding sequence ATGAGCGACAAGGTACATTATTCGGATTTGGGGCTGGTCAATACTCGCGACATGTTCGCCAAGGCGATGGCGGGTGGTTATGCCATACCTGCCTACAATTTTAATAACCTTGAGCAGCTGCAGGCGATCGTGACCGCTTGTGTAGAAAGTCGCTCTCCGGTGATCATTCAGGTCAGCAAGGGCGCACGTGAGTATGCCAACGCCACCATGTTGCGTTACATGGCGATGGGCGCTGTGAAGATGGCCAATGAGATGGGTGTTGAACTTCCTGTCTGTCTGCATCTCGATCACGGTGATTCTTTCGAAGTCTGCAAATCCTGTGTCGATAATGGTTTCTCTTCGGTCATGATCGACGGCTCTCATCTGCCTTACGAAGAGAACGTTGCCCTGACCAAAAAGGTCGTTGAATATGCTCATCAGTTTGATGTCACCGTTGAGGGTGAACTCGGTGTACTGGCCGGCATTGAAGATGATGTGGTTGCCGAAAAGTCGACCTATACCAAGCCTGAAGAGGTTGAGGACTTCGTCAAGAAAACGGGTGTCGACTCCCTGGCGATCTCTATCGGTACCAGTCACGGCGCGTTCAAGTTCAAGCTGAAAGAGGGCGAAGAAGCACCACCGCTGCGCTTTGATATCCTCGAAGAGATCGAAAAGCGCATTCCTGGCTTTCCGATTGTACTGCATGGCGCCTCCAGTGTCGTCCAGGATTACGTAACCCTGATCAACCAGTATGGTGGCAAGATGGAAGGTGCTGTCGGTGTCTCGGAAGAGCAGTTGCGCAGAGCGGCCAAGAGTGCTGTCTGCAAAATCAATATCGACTCTGATGGCCGACTTGTTGTTACCGCCAAGGTGCGTGAGTATCTGGCCAACAATCCCGGTGAATTTGATCCTCGCAAATACCTCGGTGCGGCGCGTAAGGAATTGATCAAGCTGCTTAATCACAAGAATGAGGCTGTTCTGGGGAGTGCTGGGAAAGCTTAA